In Hyperolius riggenbachi isolate aHypRig1 chromosome 10, aHypRig1.pri, whole genome shotgun sequence, a genomic segment contains:
- the POLD4 gene encoding DNA polymerase delta subunit 4: MGRKRRLTDTLPVVKRAKQRDSFGKEAAGQRQPGSSKASAKDEQREKKDTGGITRMERWQRAQDLGLTPSEDIKEIIMKHSTDPQYIHNLWSSYAI; this comes from the exons ATGGGAAGAAAGAGAAGACTGACAGACACCCTGCCGGTGGTGAAACGTGCGAAGCAAAGAGACAGCTTTGGAAAAGAAGCAGCAGGTCAGAGACAGCCTGGGAGCAGTAAAGCCAGTGCGAAGGATGAGCAAAGAGAGAAGAAGGACACGGGAG GTATCACCCGGATGGAGCGATGGCAACGGGCACAGGATTTAGGGCTAACTCCATCAGAAGACATAAAGGAGATCATTATGAAGCATAGCACTGATCCTCAGTACATCCACAA CTTGTGGAGTTCGTATGCCATTTAA